A window from Plasmodium chabaudi chabaudi strain AS genome assembly, chromosome: 11 encodes these proteins:
- a CDS encoding reticulon-like protein, putative: protein MTTVNSKIINLSIFFSINAFYMLLYIFNHTFIQVISTLCILLLLVSGLFVFLQVNAVTDYKENEKLEIVSKKVLDSFITYLYELINDKLTQIRKYLLWKNKMENLTVIVIIYLIGNFFSFLNFSVLFYILTWGIFLYNHISNVYIKKIYAVAYPCYVDIKEQAKYVYENIPKLKHIKKNI from the coding sequence ATGACTACTGTCAATTCaaagataataaatttatcgATATTCTTTTCGATAAATGCATTTTATATGCTactctatatttttaaccaTACCTTTATACAAGTTATAAGTAcattatgtattttattacttttgGTTAGTggtttatttgtatttttacaGGTAAATGCAGTAACAGATTACaaggaaaatgaaaagttAGAAATTGTATCAAAAAAAGTCTTAGATAGCtttataacatatttatatgaactAATAAACGATAAATTGACACAAATCAGAAAATATCTattatggaaaaataaaatggaaaatttaactgtaattgttattatatatttaataggcaatttcttttcatttctCAATTTTAGcgttttgttttatattttaacttggggtatatttttatataaccaTATCAgcaatgtatatattaagaaGATATACGCAGTTGCATACCCATGCTATGTTGACATAAAAGAGCAAgctaaatatgtatatgaaaACATACCTAAATTGAAGCATAtcaaaaagaatatttaa
- a CDS encoding nucleoporin NUP205, putative, protein MDVEGNSMNFYSMSNYEDNSNNKNTNLNDKEQNIISNKDNLNSTNGITDLNCALDKSCESFVTVSDAYSYSSSLYKSNFYDDCEDNDGHNANNEVNALKHSYSRNSSSDISNDSFSDDQYETPYRNKKDNNINAKNGFNNSYITYNGANSSNNNIIEDKSLNAESNQKSKISTLKKKTQGGSSNDKKENKTHESDGVYSERDSNDDLDNSTHIENAKNENEKTDASENDSNMGDDKQNNEDLDQDKNNKSENSDDDLYSVISGPENYDEMFMDSQKDDYYMNNNIKLKRNILDENQNNSGHTMNTVNEDDQYFDPTKYPASANLIKRIKFSDQLESMKKKRDDGNVFRSYDSSQVGEEKIKKKNLNNKFNVQKDYEFKKLVRSTINLCHPKIKNIGENEDIIFNMDRISKIVIEGDDQDAYQTDDSENDDDYDTNNSLYDRVDDILDDRNKYIKEKRDKYFADIKNGFKADTNNSDGKWAKGSDNKNGNHLDGAIKNNDAINNALKMDNNKNIGEQYIKDSMANSMYYLNHDMIEIYENVLRLYSGMCNYVERNNCTKNIVRIVPHLNNIYDNKKLCYIKDSPTFSEIYKVIPEWKDSFELLNKKAQTDTEDMKNILKRIENIQNDLNILNKDLIDDKKEFENIKFETIQHESMISNFEKKNKTYIKGVLKLDNMSFKLKKIYKINTNNLNNFNITENVNRLLKYVDNAMTDYSQLFNEEKNIEILRFQQLDNTFNILTNTDDEYSFLMNLLKDELKEMIFEKKEQLQNIIRRTMLYKAFDTTSFKDQITNTLNKQTLLINQIKYNLQCNVLLLFDMYANFSKKNIKIIKIPENYVKDYTNEDIKKSYIIKTFNDTKKNVSKYFNCIHFTRNRPITHPFFIHFCLGEKFLYHFINFILYPLSEENQKKFMQYCSIPGFNSFLFVDKVVKLHKEEQQFPSTDLTYDFSSAYDRIGKTDYNNTPLINQDMQKWNEINPYLIALRNASEYCFQSNANDINDNNDDYTSYTLMDSKKNAFDLINHIPDSIIGMSNAATAAAALASTPGLCNNINSSLGFSSSFDNMNKFNNTFSALNNQMPNNKNTILNNVTGMGTSISGLNTGSSFASNNNLFANNSGSNLFGSTFNNTTSTTMRNNSTPFGTTNNNLLSGGSSSQNMFSTNMTKSSTSGIFGNTSTTSSFMGSGMNNTSNMPGSGSTSLFGGNNSLGNNMLNQNNGNLAGNNSAGGIFGSSNYSATTNNNMLTGSTPFGTTNNNLLSGGGSSQSMFSTNMTKGSTSGIFGNTSTSSSFMGSGMNNTSNMPGGGSSSLFGGGTSLGNNMLNQNNRSNNILNMPTTSTMGNQQNSLLMNNNATSNNNSGLFNKSTLGSSSLFNSSMNNNTNSQFNRTTLNTTSSSLFGNSNTQNTNSTLGSNMGMNNNTSSIFSGLNNNKTTMFSNNNMFGNNLNNNTSSSGLKTGLFSLSSDANKMGNNNNSNMQNSLFGNSSGMSRMNANNNNNNSLFSNTNNFGASSSKNIGNTSSFNRGINMGSSNTTSSYGLGGNTNFGNMMGGNTSGNNSTFSGNNNYGGLFGGNNAQKGTSSSLFSNNNTSMFSNNNRDTNMFNNSNNSTSKNMFNNRMTYNSTSNITSNSSNTFGSKTGFTGSNNLNQFSTTTNNSSTTSGTNSMFLSNNNMMQNKSSFSLSSNNYMSSSNLSNNNSLFQKNTFSSTQTNRSSISGFNTLNNNTSSNNFGNKFQQNVGNTFGNTFGNNNNNSMFSNNNSSSFGANTNTGMGANNNSMFQQSNSNFQYNFKPSNNSSLFSR, encoded by the coding sequence atggatgtGGAGGGCAATTCAATGAATTTCTATAGTATGAGCAATTATGAAGacaattcaaataataaaaatacaaatttaaatgataaggaacaaaatattatatcaaaCAAAGATAATTTAAACTCTACAAATGGTATAACAGATTTAAATTGTGCACTTGATAAATCTTGTGAAAGTTTTGTAACAGTTTCAGATGCATATTCATATTCTAGTTCTCTTTATAAAagtaatttttatgatgaCTGTGAAGATAATGATGGTCATAATGCTAACAATGAAGTTAACGCATTAAAACATAGTTATAGTAGAAATAGCTCAAGTGATATTTCAAATGATTCTTTTTCCGATGATCAATATGAAACTCcatatagaaataaaaaagataataatattaatgcaaaaaatggttttaataattcttACATAACATATAATGGTGCGAATAGTtcgaataataatattatcgAGGACAAATCTCTAAATGCAGAGAGTAACCAAAAAAGCAAAATATCAAccctgaaaaaaaaaacacaagGTGGTTCCTCgaatgataaaaaagaaaataaaacacaTGAAAGTGATGGCGTTTATTCGGAACGGGACTCTAATGATGATTTAGATAATTCCACACATATagaaaatgcaaaaaatgaaaatgaaaaaacgGATGCTTCGGAAAATGATAGTAATATGGGGGATgacaaacaaaataatgaagattTGGATCAagataaaaacaataaaagtGAAAATAGCGATGATGATCTTTATTCAGTTATAAGTGGACCagaaaattatgatgaaaTGTTTATGGACAGCCAAAAAGATGATTATTacatgaataataatataaaattgaaaagaaatattcTTGATGagaatcaaaataatagtgGTCATACTATGAATACTGTAAATGAAGATGATCAATATTTTGATCCTACTAAATATCCAGCATCtgcaaatttaataaaaagaataaaattcTCAGATCAATTAGAAtctatgaaaaaaaaaagagacGATGGAAATGTATTTAGATCATATGATAGTAGTCAGGTAggagaagaaaaaataaaaaaaaaaaacctAAACAACAAATTTAATGTACAAAAGGATTACGAATTTAAGAAACTAGTAAGATCTACAATTAATTTGTGCCAccccaaaataaaaaatataggtgaaaatgaagatataatatttaatatggacagaatatcaaaaattgttattgaAGGTGATGATCAAGACGCATATCAAACTGATGATagtgaaaatgatgatgattATGATACAAACAATAGTTTATATGATAGGGTTGATGATATCTTAGATGatagaaataaatacattaaGGAAAAAAgagataaatattttgcaGATATTAAGAATGGATTTAAAGCTGACACTAATAATAGTGATGGAAAATGGGCGAAAGGTTcggataataaaaatgggaaCCATTTAGATGgtgcaataaaaaataatgatgcaataaataatgctttaaaaatggataataataaaaatattggaGAACAATATATCAAAGACAGTATGGCAAATTctatgtattatttaaatcatgATATGATTgaaatttatgaaaatgtgTTAAGGTTATATAGTGGGATGTGTAATTATGTTGAAAGAAATAACtgcacaaaaaatattgtaagAATTGTACcacatttaaataatatatatgataataaaaaattatgttataTTAAAGATTCTCCTACTTTTAGTGAAATTTATAAAGTGATTCCTGAATGGAAAGATTCATTCGAgctattaaataaaaaagcacAAACCGATACCGaagatatgaaaaatatattaaaaagaattgaaaatattcaaaatgatttaaatattttaaataaagacTTAATagatgataaaaaagaatttgAGAACATCAAATTTGAAACTATCCAACATGAGTCTATGATatcaaattttgaaaaaaaaaataaaacatatataaaagggGTATTAAAATTAGATAATATGTCATttaaactaaaaaaaatatataaaattaatacaaataatttaaataattttaatataacagaaaatgtaaatagATTATTGAAATATGTAGATAATGCAATGACAGATTATTCtcaattatttaatgaagaaaaaaatatagaaatttTACGTTTCCAACAGTTAGATAATACAttcaatatattaacaaatacTGATGATGAATATTCTTTCCTTATGAACTTATTAAAGGATGAACTAAAAGAAAtgatatttgaaaaaaaggaacaattacaaaatattattaggaGAACAATGTTATATAAAGCATTTGATACTACCTCATTTAAAGATCAAATAACTAATACACTAAATAAACAaactttattaattaaccaaataaaatataatttacaatgtaatgtattattattatttgatatgtatgcaaatttttcaaaaaaaaatataaaaataataaaaatccctgaaaattatgtaaaagATTATACTAATGaggatattaaaaaaagttatattattaaaacatttaatgatacaaaaaaaaatgtatctaaatattttaattgtatCCATTTTACAAGAAATAGACCAATCACacatccattttttatacatttttgtttGGGTGAAAAATTcttatatcattttattaactttattttatatccaTTATCAGaagaaaatcaaaaaaaatttatgcaATATTGTTCAATACCTGGATTTAATTCATTTCTATTTGTCGATAAAGTTGTGAAATTACATAAAGAAGAACAGCAATTTCCTAGTACCGATTTAACTTATGATTTCTCTTCTGCTTATGATAGAATTGGAAAAAcagattataataatacaccTTTAATAAACCAGGATATGCAAAAATGGAATGAAATAAATCCATATTTGATTGCTTTGAGAAATGCATCTGAGTATTGTTTCCAGTCAAATGCTAACGATATTAATGACAATAATGATGACTATACTAGTTATACACTTATggattcaaaaaaaaatgcttttgatttaataaatcatatTCCAGATTCAATAATAGGAATGTCCAATGCAGCAACTGCAGCTGCTGCACTAGCTTCAACTCCAGGACTTtgcaataatattaattcatCATTAGGATTTTCATCATCTTTTGATAATATGAACAAGTTTAACAATACATTTTCAGctttaaataatcaaatgccaaataataaaaataccaTACTTAATAATGTTACAGGAATGGGTACTAGCATTTCGGGCCTTAATACTGGCAGTTCATTTgcttcaaataataatttatttgcaAATAATTCAGGAAGCAATTTATTTGGTTCTActtttaataatactaCAAGCACAACTATGAGGAATAATAGTACTCCTTTTGGAactacaaataataatttattatctgGAGGAAGTTCTTCTCAAAATATGTTTAGTACCAATATGACAAAAAGTTCAACATCTGGCATTTTTGGCAATACATCTACTACTAGCAGTTTTATGGGTTCTGGAATGAATAACACATCTAATATGCCTGGAAGTGGATCTACTAGCTTATTTGGCGGCAATAACTCCCTTGGAAATAATATGCTTAACCAAAATAATGGAAACCTGGCGGGTAATAATTCAGCTGGTGGAATATTTGGTTCATCAAATTATTCTGCTACcactaataataatatgttaaCTGGCTCGACTCCTTTTGGAactacaaataataatttattatctgGGGGGGGTTCCTCCCAAAGCATGTTTAGTACCAATATGACAAAAGGTTCAACATCTGGCATTTTTGGCAATACATCTACTAGTAGCAGTTTTATGGGTTCAGGAATGAATAATACATCGAATATGCCTGGAGGGGGGTCATCCAGCTTATTTGGGGGAGGTACCAGCCTTGGCAATAATATGcttaatcaaaataatcgaagtaataacattttaaatatgccAACCACATCTACAATGGGCAATCAACAAAACAGTTTGTTAATGAATAACAATGCAactagtaataataatagtgggttatttaataaaagtaCACTTGGTTCTTCGAGCCTGTTTAATTCTTCTATGAATAATAACACAAATTCTCAATTTAATAGAACCACATTAAATACAACATCAAGTAGTTTATTTGGCAATTCGAACACACAAAATACTAATAGCACATTAGGCTCAAACATGggaatgaataataatacaagtAGTATTTTTTCGGGactaaataataacaaaactACTAtgttttcaaataataacatgtttggaaataatttgaataaCAATACAAGTTCCTCCGGATTAAAAACTGGGCTGTTTTCATTATCTTCTGATGCAAACAAAAtgggaaataataataatagtaatatgcaaaattcattatttggaAATTCTAGCGGTATGTCAAGAATGAatgcaaataataacaataataatagtttattttctaatacGAATAATTTTGGAGCATCAAgtagtaaaaatattggcAATACAAGTTCATTTAATAGGGGTATAAATATGGGAAGTAGCAATACAACCTCATCATATGGCTTGGGTGGAAATACTAACTTTGGTAATATGATGGGTGGAAACACTAGTGGCAATAATAGCACATTTTCTGGAAACAATAATTATGGTGGATTATTTGGAGGGAATAATGCACAAAAGGGAACAAGTAGTAGCTTATTTAGTAATAACAACACAAGTAtgttttcaaataataatagagaTACCAATATgtttaataattcaaataattcgacatcaaaaaatatgttcaaTAATAGAATGACATATAATAGTACTAGCAATATTACTAGTAATAGTAGCAATACATTTGGAAGTAAAACCGGATTTACTGGTTCTAATAACTTAAACCAGTTTTCAACCACCACCAATAATAGTAGTACTACTAGTGGAACCAATAGTATGTTTTTAtccaataataatatgatgcAAAATAAATCTTCTTTCTCACTTTCAAGTAATAACTATATGTCTAGTTcaaatttatcaaataataatagtttatttcaaaaaaatacattctCTTCAACACAAACTAATAGAAGTTCCATATCAGGATTTAATACactaaataataatactagTAGTAATAATTTTGGAAATAAGTTTCAACAAAATGTGGGAAACACCTTTGGAAATACTTttggaaataataacaataatagtATGTTTTCAAATAACAATAGTTCATCTTTTGGCGCTAATACAAATACAGGTATGGGTGCCAATAATAACTCAATGTTTCAGCAATCAAATTCAAACTTtcaatacaattttaaaccTTCAAATAATAGTAGCTTATTTTCGAGATAA
- a CDS encoding pre-mRNA-splicing factor ATP-dependent RNA helicase PRP16, putative, whose translation MIANNNFYGESSSEEEKIVEKKIREPGNDNLTFKKRNIKKINKKGNNDSSGKNIFKDIEFESKQKNLFIKKRNFQNISNERKDTPKKFSNKNNDQNGNKKYDKRRIENSDKSDFSNYSSDYNKNNSQSDSDYNLKHKNAKGSSDDSDSSKNGNRRKYYEDNTVNMKKPYTKKNKDLKKEEREYYRNNNDRILDEIWYTKEDDFVDSFYNVDVENTYHKEKKMQNNFKNILNSQREKVNQKNVDNNLWELNKLKQGGVNSTYNKLQLERINEANNTNEVKKIVLIRQVTPFFIDKMKNLNTKTNTDMRKNDSGIKAIDNFNSHAFDKKNNSTSYFNVVKDETCDFVKSAKKGSEFLKYFKTESEKSKGRDRYWEIERSKLGELLKMHRDKNSKETDSNTDQYNMNMRLDKVDAEDEENRHKEDVFDYKKDKMYSINFDIKNNKKNTLKDKEDLLKLKESLPIYKSKKELLDAVYNNNIIIIVGETGSGKTTQIVQYLYEEGYHKNGIICCTQPRRVAAVSVAYRVSYEMNVEIGSLVGYTIRFEDNTSKQTKIRYVTDGILLRETLNDQDLDKYSVIIMDEAHERSINTDVLLGILKNICLKRNDLKLLVTSATIDSKKFSEFFGNAPIYNIQGRTFKVHLEYLRTPCNDYIECAVQKAIEIHFSDNSYDQNFGDILIFMTGQDDINATCYLLSERFYEVYESYKESNSNKKETINKIKSIINSKKDNNINDGKNTSNNNGQLDLEKSESNKDQDADDKIDMSSHISPFYIFPIYSQLSSEQQSKIFQKYDLRKIIVSTNIAETSLTLDGIKYVIDTGYCKLKVYNQKIGMDVLQITPISQANANQRSGRAGRTGAGICYRLYTENTFLCDLFPNNIPEIQRSNLSNVVLLLKSLNVENIFDFDFIDAPSKESIINSLHELWVLGAINNEGNLTETGQKMILFPLDPPLSKIIIYSEKFACTKEILIIVSMLSSPSIFIETKENTETVESKKEKFAVPESDHLTLLNIYLQWKVHDYSYTWCNKNFIQYKSLNKAKEVYSQLSDIIKSLRIKNVSCNNKWDLVRKTICSGYFHNAAKLKSFSEYINLTTNVACHVHPNSSLYNIGYTPDYVIYQEIVFTTKEYMRNVTTVDPEWLCELGPLFFYMKNG comes from the coding sequence ATGATTGCAAACAATAATTTCTATGGCGAATCTTCGTccgaagaagaaaaaattgttgAGAAGAAAATCAGAGAGCCTGGAAATGATAACTTAACGTTTAAAAAGAGGAACATCAAAAAGATCAACAAAAAAGGTAACAATGATAGTagtggaaaaaatatatttaaagatATCGAGTTTGAAAGCAAACAAAAAaacttatttataaaaaaaagaaacttCCAAAATATAAGCAATGAAAGAAAAGATACTCCTAAAAAGTTCagtaacaaaaataatgatcaaaatggaaataaaaaatatgataaaagaaGAATAGAAAATTCAGATAAAAGTGATTTTAGTAATTATTCATCTgattataacaaaaataatagtcaAAGTGATTctgattataatttaaaacataaaaatgcaaaagGATCCAGTGATGATAGTGATAGTTCAAAAAATGGCAACAGacgaaaatattatgaagaTAACACAGTCAATATGAAAAAGccatatacaaaaaaaaataaggatttaaaaaaagaagaaagagaatattatagaaataataatgatagaATTTTAGATGAAATATGGTATACTAAAGAAGATGATTTTGTTGATTCGTTTTACAATGTTGATGTTGAAAATACATATcataaagagaaaaaaatgcaaaataattttaaaaatatattaaatagtcAAAGGGAAAAGGttaatcaaaaaaatgtagataataatttatgggaattaaacaaattaaaacaagGGGGTGTTAATTCAACATATAACAAGTTGCAACTCGAACGGATCAATGAAGCTAATAATACTAATGaggttaaaaaaattgttttaattaGGCAAGTAacaccattttttattgacaaaatgaaaaacttAAATACAAAGACTAATACTGATATGCGCAAAAATGATTCAGGCATAAAAGCAATagataattttaatagtCATGCATTtgataagaaaaataattccaCGTCTTACTTTAATGTTGTTAAAGACGAAACATGTGATTTTGTAAAATCAGCAAAAAAAGGCAgcgaatttttaaaatattttaaaacggAAAGTGAGAAATCAAAAGGACGAGATAGATATTGGGAAATTGAAAGAAGCAAATTAGGAGAactattaaaaatgcataGAGATAAAAATAGCAAGGAAACAGATTCAAATACAGatcaatataatatgaacaTGAGATTAGATAAAGTAGATGCAgaagatgaagaaaatagaCATAAAGAAGATGTTtttgattataaaaaagataaaatgtatagtattaattttgatataaaaaataataaaaaaaatacattaaaagataaagaagatttattaaaattgaaagAATCATTACCTATTTATAAATcgaaaaaagaattattagatgcagtatataataacaatattataataattgttGGAGAAACAGGTTCAGGAAAAACAACACAAATTGTTCAATATCTATATGAAGAAGGatatcataaaaatggaattatTTGTTGTACACAACCAAGAAGAGTTGCAGCAGTTTCCGTTGCTTATCGTGTATCATATGAAATGAATGTAGAAATTGGTTCTTTAGTTGGGTATACAATTCGATTTGAAGATAACACAAGTaaacaaacaaaaataagatATGTTACAGATGGTATATTATTAAGGGAAACTTTAAATGATCAAGATTTAGATAAATATagtgttattattatggaTGAGGCACATGAAAGATCTATCAATACAGATGTTTTGTTaggtatattaaaaaatatatgtttaaaaagaaatgatttaaaattattagttACATCTGCAACTATagattcaaaaaaattttcagaattttttggaaatgcaccaatttataatattcaaGGAAGAACATTCAAAGTACATTTAGAATATTTGAGAACTCCCTGTAATGATTATATTGAATGTGCTGTTCAAAAAGCAATTgaaatacatttttctGATAATAGTTATGATCAAAATTTTGGAGATatcttaatttttatgacaGGTCAAGACGACATTAATGCGACCTGCTACCTTTTAAGTGAGCGATTCTATGAAGTATATGAATCATACAAAGAATCGAATAGTAATAAGAAAgaaacaataaataaaataaaaagtataattaATAGCAAAAAGGATAACAATATTAATGACGGCAAAAACACAAGTAATAACAATGGACAATTAGATTTGGAAAAGTCTGAATCTAATAAAGATCAAGATGCAGATGATAAAATTGATATGTCTAGCCATATATCcccattttatattttccctATATATTCACAATTATCTAGTGAACAGcaaagtaaaatatttcaaaaatatgatctcagaaaaataatagtttcTACTAATATAGCGGAAACATCATTAACATTAGAtggtataaaatatgtaatagaTACAGGATATTGTAAACTTAAAGTTTATAATCAAAAAATCGGAATGGATGTTTTACAAATAACTCCAATTTCTCAAGCAAATGCTAATCAAAGATCAGGAAGAGCAGGAAGAACAGGTGCTGGAATTTGTTATCGTTTATATACagaaaatacatttttatgtgATTTATTTCCAAATAATATTCCAGAAATACAAAGAAGTAATTTATCAAATgtagtattattattaaaatcattaaatgttgaaaatatatttgattttgATTTCATTGATGCACCAAGTAAAGAAAGTATTATAAATTCTTTACATGAATTATGGGTATTAGGtgctataaataatgaaggCAATTTAACTGAAACGGGGCAAAAAATGATACTTTTCCCTTTAGACCCTCctttatcaaaaattattatatatagtgAAAAATTTGCATGTactaaagaaatattaattatagtTAGTATGCTTTCTTCACcatctatttttatagaaacaaaagaaaatactGAAACAGTTGaatcaaaaaaagaaaaatttgcAGTACCAGAAAGTGATCATTtaacattattaaatatttatctaCAGTGGAAGGTTCATGATTATTCTTATACCTGGtgcaataaaaattttattcaatATAAATCTTTAAATAAAGCAAAAGAAGTATATTCTCAATTAAgtgatattattaaatctttacgtattaaaaatgtatcatgtaataataaatgggACTTAGTAAGAAAAACTATTTGTTCTggatattttcataatgcTGCTAAGTTAAAATCCTTTTCAGAGTATATAAACTTAACAACTAATGTAGCTTGTCATGTCCATCCAAATTcttctttatataatattggcTATACACCTGACTATGTCATATATCAAGAAATTGTTTTTACTACAAAGGAATACATGCGAAATGTCACTACAGTAGATCCTGAGTGGCTTTGTGAATTGGGCCccctatttttttacatgaaAAATGGGTAA
- a CDS encoding exosome complex component RRP45, putative — translation MKTCKNNTNFFWCNLKNKLRLDGRNFDDSRNISIYFLGEYGNVEVSIGNTKVVCKITSEIVKPYDKKPNEGIIKINLDIESFSAFNDISKITDECLEIKNLIERIFKASNILNFESLCIIPYKKVWCLLINITVIENDGNLYDSCYLSAYSALVHFRNNSVNIDNAGNVIIDEEEVNYSSLSVHNSPILTTFAYFNFEEICLIDPSSYEEEFMSSKLSIAINKNGNLISILKPGGLPISYDKILHGIELAKKRVKSILKILEDALKEDNDLRNNLKKKNLHIKYSSNPVHIKYDGDDIVEKSLDVTINQTVINNLNIDKIVKKYEQYMLSNPDNFTNEETKFMSDDSIHNKQYAIDQELRRIKEENIIKNENYFHRIPNYNTNLNPHTNEDDDDDQNINNTKIKRQEFEDNKLNLHTMKMVKSNKAANSEEIKFSSAISQGMQNKDSHNILMDNKVLNKNFEDDKKNIKIKEQSKISNYESDESSDIDFSVAISQKLKKQTPKKK, via the coding sequence atgaagacctgtaaaaataatacaaactttttttggtgtaatttaaaaaataaattacgATTGGATGGACGGAATTTTGATGACTCACGAAATATAtcgatatattttttggggGAATATGGAAATGTTGAAGTGTCTATTGGAAATACAAAAGTGGTATGTAAAATAACAAGTGAAATAGTTAAGccatatgataaaaaaccTAATGaaggaataataaaaataaatttagatATAGAAAGTTTTAGTGCatttaatgatatatcaaaaataacAGATGAATGtttagaaataaaaaatttaattgaaagaatatttaaagctagtaatattttaaattttgaatCTCTTTGTATAATaccatataaaaaagtatggtgtttattaattaatattacagtaatagaaaatgatggaaatttatatgattcCTGTTATTTATCAGCATATAGTGCTTTGGTACATTTTAGAAATAATAGTGTTAATATTGATAATGCAGGAAATGTAATTATAGATGAAGAAGAAGTTAATTATTCATCTTTATCTGTACATAATTCTCCAATTTTAACAACCTTTGCATATTTCAATTTTGAAGAAATTTGTCTAATTGACCCATCATCATATGAAGAAGAATTTATGTCATCAAAATTATCTATTgctattaataaaaatggtaacctaataagtatattaaaaCCTGGTGGGTTACCAATTTcttatgataaaattttacaCGGTATTGAATTAGCCAAAAAAAGAGTTAAatctattttaaaaatattggaGGATGCATTAAAAGAGGATAATGATTTgagaaataatttaaaaaaaaaaaatctacatataaaatattctagTAATCCTGtccatataaaatatgatggGGACGATATTGTAGAAAAATCATTAGATGTTACAATTAATCAAACAGTAATCAATAATCTAAACATTGATaaaattgtgaaaaaatatgaacagtACATGCTTTCGAATCCAGACAATTTTACTAATGAAGAAACTAAATTTATGAGTGATGACTCGATACATAATAAGCAATATGCTATCGATCAAGAATTGAGGAGaataaaagaagaaaatataataaagaatgaaaattattttcatcgaATTCCAAATTATAACACCAATTTAAATCCCCATACCAATGaagatgatgatgatgatcaaaatataaataatacaaaaataaagagaCAAGAATTTgaagataataaattaaatctACATACTATGAAAATGGTGAAATCAAATAAGGCTGCAAATAgtgaagaaataaaattctCAAGTGCAATATCTCAAGGTATGCAAAATAAAGATTcccataatattttaatggaCAATAAAGtcttaaataaaaattttgaggatgataaaaaaaacataaaaattaaagaacaaagtaaaatatcaaattatGAAAGTGACGAATCGTCTGATATAGACTTTTCTGTTGCAATAAgccaaaaattaaagaagcAGAcccccaaaaaaaaatga